GAATGAAGGTAAGAATCCTTTGAAATTGGATTCGAAACCACCTAAAAAACACGTCCGCGAATATGCCATGAATGAAGCTCGTTTTACGATCTTGAAACGTATTAATCCAGAGATGTCTGAGTATTATCTGGAAGAATCTGACAAGGCTGCCAAGGAAAAGTATGACTATTACTCCAAGTTGGCCGCTCTTTCATACGATAAAGCTTAAGTAAAGATAAAGGGAATAGAGTAATGCGTCTAAGTACAAAATACATGGGTTTGGAGCTTAAGAATCCTTTGGTTCCTTCGGCTTCACCCCTGACTGAAAAATTGGATAGTATTAAAATTCTGGAAGACAATGGGGCATCTGCAGTGGTTCTGTTTTCATTATTTGAAGAACAGATCGAGCAGGAAGACAGCACGTTGGAACATTTTATGGAATATGGGGCTGATTCTTTCGCTGAGTCACTGAGTTTTTTCCCTCAGGCTCATGAATTCAAGAATGGCCCACAGGAGTATCTTGAGAATATCCGCAAGATCAAAGAAGGGGTTGATATCCCGGTAATTGCCAGTTTGAATGGTGCTACACCTGGTGGCTGGATGGAATATGCCAAGAAATTAGAGTCCGCCGGTGCTGATGGCTTGGAACTGAATATTCACTATCTGCCAGTTGATTTTAATGAAACCAGTGCTGATGTCGAAAAACGCTATACTGATATCGTAAGCTGGGTAAAAAGCAATGTCACTATTCCGGTAGCGGTTAAGATCGGTTCGCGATTCAGCTCCCTGCCGGCTGTTGCCAAGGCTCTTGAAGGTGCTGGCGCAGATGCGTTGGTTATGTTCAATCGTTTTTATCATCCAGATATTGATCTTGAAAAATTAGAAACGAAGCGCCAGATCCAGTTGAGCCATTCTCGAGAGATTCGCTTGGCCATGCGCTGGATCTCAATTTTGCGTGGAAATGTAGAGTTGAACTTTGCAGCCAGCGGTGGTGTTCATAATGCCCACGATGTTTTGAAGCTTATCATGTCTGGTGCGGATGTGACCATGTTGGCCTCTGCTCTCATGGCTCATGGTCCTGAAACCATCAAAACCATTGAACAAGATTTGATCATCTGGATGGATGAGAACGAATATCAAAGTCTTTCTCAGATGAAAGGCAGTATGAGTCTGATCCATTCACCCAGTCCACAAATCCTGGTGCGTGATAATTATATGCGAACCTTGTTGGAGTTTCAGTCCCAAAACAAGACCTGATGTGAAACTATTTGTGAAGGAGTCCGGGGAACCGGACTCCTTTTTTTATATTGAGCAATTCTGGATTTTTTCATTAAAATGGTTGCGTTCTTAAAAAAAATGGGCTTATCAAACAGGATCAGTAGTGCACCAATTGGCTCGTTATGGAAAAAAGGATGGATCAATGACTCCTGATCAAAAAAATGAAAAACGTGCTGGGTATTGTCCTGTATATGATATTGAATGTCCTGGCGGGTCAGAAGCTGTTGCTGCTTGCGAACTGCGCTTTGAAGGTGATTACAATCCGCTGACCAGTTTTCGGGATGCGGACATTGAACACTGTGCCATTTACCGCAAGGAACAACAGGAACAAGCTGAAACTATAAAGATAGATAATATAGAAGATGGGAAATAGGATCATGAATGTTGCAGAGAGATCATCTGAATTCAAATCAGTCCAGGATGTTTTGAAGCGAGCTATGCTGCTTGAAATGAATGGGAAAGAATTTTTTAAAATGGCTGCAAAAACAGCCACATCTCCAGTAGCCAAAGAACTATTTGAGCACATGGCTAAAGAGGAAGAACATCATCTTCATATTCTTAAACTCACTTTCAATCGCCATCTGGATGAGGGCAAGGTGATTCTACCTTCTGAAGAAGAGTTGGCATTTGGTTTTCAGGATCCGATCATTGATAAATCTTTTCTTATGGAATTGCGTAACAGTGCTTTTGATTCATCAGCTATTAGTATTGCTCTGACACTGGAAGAACGGGCTTTTAAATTTTACCAGAAAGAAGAGCAGACCGCTACGGATCCTGATATCAAGAAGCTTTTTACCTGGTTAACTGACTGGGAGATCGACCACCATCGCAAGCTTATGGAATTGGAAGAGGATTTCCGAGAAGAAGTCTGGAATGATTCAAATTTCTGGCCCATGTAAGTATTCGATAGTCCAAAGTCTACGGTCCAAGGTCAAAAGCGTGTCTCTCGCAGCTCAGAAGAGCGTAGAGGACTCCAAAATTTGATGTGTTCTTCAAAACTTCTGTAACTAAGCTTGTCATAAAATCTTTAAGCTATCCGTATCCTCAAAGATTGTATCTATGGGCTTCAAAGCCTATTTTTTACAGTCATAGCAAAAAGAGGTTAACATGAAACTATTCAAGATAATGATCATCATATTAATCAGCAGCCTGGCTTGGTCACAGGAGGTTGAGCAAACCAATATTCCCTGTAAACCCCTGGCTCAAATGGCTAGTCATTATGATCGGTTAGCTAAATCGGCACTGAGGCTGGATGTGTGGGATTGGAATGTCCACTATTATAATCTTGATTTTGATATAGATATCGAGGCAGAAGTGCTCACCGGGAAGGTGCAGGTCTATTTAGATCCGGTCACCGCAGCCCTTGAGACCATCCATTTGGATCTCAGCAGCAACATGACCGTGGATTCTGTGTATTTAAATGGAGCTGTTTTCAACCATGCCTCTGATGTTCTCAGCATCACTCTGGATGGCAGTTATGACCCTGGTGAATCCGTTGCAGTTGGTGTTGCCTATCACGGACATCCGTTGGAAAGTGGATTCCAGGCGTTTGAGTTTGGGACGCAATACAGCGCTGCAGGAGGTATTCCCATGATCTCCACCCTTAGTGAACCCTATGGTGCGCGCTCCTGGTGGCCCTGTAAGGATGTCCCCACGGATAAGGCCGATTCTGTCAGGATCAGTATCACTGTGGATGAAGAATTGACTGCCGTGGCGAATGGCTTGCTCGCTTCAGAAACGGATAATGGTGATGGAACAAAAACCTGGGTCTGGGAGCACAGATACCCTATTACAACTTATCTGGTATCCCTGGCCATTTCTGAATACGAATACTGGAATGATACCTTCCATTTTACAGATGGTGATTCCATGTTGCTGGAGTACTGGATGTATCCCACCTATGCAACCACAAATAATGTAGACCGCTGGAATCTGACCGCCAGCATGATTGATATTTATAGCGAAGCTTATGGGAAATACCCTTTTTCTGAGGAAAAGTATGGCATGGCTCAGTTTGGTTGGGGTGGTGCTATGGAGCATCAAACCTGCTCCAGTATGGGAGCTTCAGGAGAAAATACCATTGCCCACGAACTGGCTCACCAATGGTGGGGTGATCTG
This portion of the Candidatus Neomarinimicrobiota bacterium genome encodes:
- a CDS encoding M1 family aminopeptidase; translated protein: MKLFKIMIIILISSLAWSQEVEQTNIPCKPLAQMASHYDRLAKSALRLDVWDWNVHYYNLDFDIDIEAEVLTGKVQVYLDPVTAALETIHLDLSSNMTVDSVYLNGAVFNHASDVLSITLDGSYDPGESVAVGVAYHGHPLESGFQAFEFGTQYSAAGGIPMISTLSEPYGARSWWPCKDVPTDKADSVRISITVDEELTAVANGLLASETDNGDGTKTWVWEHRYPITTYLVSLAISEYEYWNDTFHFTDGDSMLLEYWMYPTYATTNNVDRWNLTASMIDIYSEAYGKYPFSEEKYGMAQFGWGGAMEHQTCSSMGASGENTIAHELAHQWWGDLVTCSNFHHIWINEGFATYSEALYWGAKNGEDAYHAHMASKDNNYQGSIYRSDTTNVWSIFNYIVYGKGAWTLHMLRHVIGDENFFETLAQYRDTYQFSHASTENFQEVAEIVWGQDLEWFFDQWIYGTGKPWYDWWWSASPVDEFGSSEITVHIDQVQGSFQPTFKMPIDLHFSGFNGDTTLVIWDSLRSQTFSMVLDFEPSDISFDPEVWIHKSAEQVAGLTDRGLQPGEFHLLGAYPNPFNAAVTIPYIVNSHFKGALVIYDLRGAEVYTQPLTHQASGQYQLSWNGQNAVGQSLASGIYIARIHAIDGGSVSQKISLLK
- a CDS encoding dihydroorotate dehydrogenase-like protein, with protein sequence MRLSTKYMGLELKNPLVPSASPLTEKLDSIKILEDNGASAVVLFSLFEEQIEQEDSTLEHFMEYGADSFAESLSFFPQAHEFKNGPQEYLENIRKIKEGVDIPVIASLNGATPGGWMEYAKKLESAGADGLELNIHYLPVDFNETSADVEKRYTDIVSWVKSNVTIPVAVKIGSRFSSLPAVAKALEGAGADALVMFNRFYHPDIDLEKLETKRQIQLSHSREIRLAMRWISILRGNVELNFAASGGVHNAHDVLKLIMSGADVTMLASALMAHGPETIKTIEQDLIIWMDENEYQSLSQMKGSMSLIHSPSPQILVRDNYMRTLLEFQSQNKT
- a CDS encoding ferritin family protein, producing MNVAERSSEFKSVQDVLKRAMLLEMNGKEFFKMAAKTATSPVAKELFEHMAKEEEHHLHILKLTFNRHLDEGKVILPSEEELAFGFQDPIIDKSFLMELRNSAFDSSAISIALTLEERAFKFYQKEEQTATDPDIKKLFTWLTDWEIDHHRKLMELEEDFREEVWNDSNFWPM